The genomic segment GCCTGAGCGCCTGAAATATGCCCACGGCTACTTCCCTAGGGAGCTGCCTAGAACTGCCCCGCACAATTTGGAGCAATGCTAGTTGGCACGAACTGGGCACCTAATAGGCATCTCAGCAGGGacgccaaggactgaatgggccagggagactgaagtgcccTTTCACCCCCAGCCAGGGACCCTGGGTTGGGGCTAAGGCACAATGgcaggggctgggcacaggggaagttcaccctgctgctggctgggcagtgcCTGCTTTGGGGCTATGGCACTTCTGTCCCGGCCTCTCAGCAGCCCATGAACACTGCCAACCCAGAGTGTTCAGAAGCCACGAGGCAGGCCCCAGAAATCACCAGCATGGCTGGAAAGTCCAGAGCTTTATTTTCACATAATAAACATGGGGTTCTTGCTCTTTGCCCTTTGGTTTGTGAACACGCGGGGGCATTCGGGTTGGGGTCGCGAGATTTGCTCTGCCGTGACCAGGGCTAAAAACTGGTTTCCTGTTTTAAATGACTGCAGAGCCTCCTCTATCCCGGGCCCTAGGAGCGGAGGATGCAAGAAAAAGCACCAGCTGTTGggagcagggtgaccagacagcaaatgtgaaacaTCAGGACAAGGGgtgtgggggtaataggcacctatataagaaagagtCCCAAATATTGGAACTGCCCCCATAAAATCAgcccatctggtcaccctagttgggaGCCTTGGGATAAACCCCCGAGAGGTGGCAGAGGGGGTGGTGCAGAGAGGGCCCTGGGGACGGCACTTACGGGAGCCGCTTCTCTCGCTCGTGAAGCCAAAGCCTtgcaaggagctgcaggggctgggctgggagcccaTTCCTATGGCCGACAAAGCACGTTTCAGAGAGAGATCAAGGGTCCCCTCCCCACGCTGTGCCCCCCTTGCCGATCTCTGCACTCGGGGTGCCCGTCCCGCTGCCCGAGGGCTGGACACAGCCAACCCCGGTTCTGCAGGGGGCACAGAGCCAGGCCGCAACTGCAGCTAACTTTGGTCTAACTCTAAACCAAATTTGGTTAGCagtgggtgctgccccctggtgggGAAATGCTCGTGGTGCTGGGGAGGCCAGCAAGCGCAGCCCGCAGCCCCTACCCAGCCGTCGCCGCAGGAACACAAGGCTGCAGGGCCCCTTGCTTCTGTGACCTTTAGAGGTAGCATTTTCCAAGGGGCTGAAGGGAGCCCGGTGCCAACTCCCCATGGCAGCTGGGCACCTAATGCCCcttgcagcccccaccccatttcctgACCCGCCGTTTGACGTGAGTCGctgcccagccccatggcacCCACCCGACAGGAGCCACAAGGGCCGTTGCtttccctgttctgccagcacCTCCATAGCCCCCAATAAGGATGCATTTGTCCTGCCATGCGAGAGGCACTGCCTGAGTTCCCACCCCAGGTTCCCTGGGTGGGTGGGTTGCAGAGGGGCCACAGCAGCTCCACCAGCTGGGAGGATGCAGGGGCAGGGACCGATCCCCAGCTCCGCTGGTGAGTGGGATTCCCAGGATTGGGAGCGAAAGCAGCGCAGGGTCGTTACAGGGCGAACCAGTGTAAGCAGTGAATTGCCCACGGAGCCTGAACGCCCCTCCCCAGGACTCCCCTCCTTGACAAGCAGCACTGGGGGGAGCTTGCCCTGCTACTGTCTGAGCTGCACCTGCCCTGGGGATAAGGCGTCGCcatcagcctcttccccccccagcacccttcTCCGGGCTGCCAGCTCAGCATCTCCCAGCAGTGCTgtgagcaggggtgtgtgtgtgtgtgtgtgtgtgtgcacaccaGGGGGCTGGTGCTTACCTGCTGGGGGAAGCGGCCTGCAGGGCTGAGCAGAGGGCGGGGGCAACAAGGTATCCGAAAATAAAGCACTGGCCAAGTCCTACAGGGAAAGGACGGACCGTCAAGCAGTGAGAGAGCACTgggcccccagccagctccagcaaATCCCTGGccagtgcttggagcaggggcgggagggTGCCCTGAACTCCCCCGACCCCTGCAGAGTCCTCTCCCCAGGGTCAGtcccctgggtggggcagggtctcacTCACCTGTGCTGCTGCTCGGACCTTCTGGTACAAGCTGTTGCCGTGCAGGGGATCTGGCGGCCCCGCGAACACTAGAAGGCAGAGGGTGAGGAAGGGCTGGGTTAGTGCAGCTGTGTAAGGTCTAACACAGCCCGGGCGCAGCTAGAGGGGTGTGCCGGGCAGTCATCACGTCACCCTGCAGTACCATCCCCACTCCTGAACCCCCCGACGGCTGCACAAAGCTCACAGCCGGCAGCAGGGAAATCAAGAGCCCCGGTGGGATTTGGGGCTGGGGGCCTTTCCCTCCGCAGTGCCTTCCCCAGTCAGTGCGAGGCTGGAACAGCGCTGCCCTCGGCCGGTCTCTCTCCTGCTAACGGCActgaccccagcccagccccacggcTGCCCAGGTGCCCTGTTACCTGCTGCTTCCTGGATGAAGGTGGAATTCCTTTTCAGCTGCTGGAGGAACTGCGAAGAGCCGTGCGTGCACACGTACAGCAGAATCTTCAGCACCTGGagacacaggagaggctgagcAGAGTCTGGGCCACTGGAACTGGACACATGGGGACTCACTCGGCTGCCTGCACTTCACATGACCAGAACTGTTCGGGGGGTGATGGAAAGCACCAGATCCAGACTCTGGTAGGGCAGGGACCCAGGTGGAGGGAGCGAGTGCAGAGACTTCGCTAGGAACGCCTGGACGTCAGCCCCTCCCCATTCACACCAGGGGGGTGCTGGCGCCAGCATCCCCGCTgatcagccctgccccagcctcagtCCCCGcttttcctgggaacattcaggtcacaggccattgtggagaaactaaatgaattctttgcatcggacTTCATGGCTGgcgatgtgagggagattcccacaccagAGCCATCCTTTTTAGGTGATGAATCTGAAGAAcggtcccagattgaggtgtcattagaggaggttttggaacaaattgataaacgaAACAGCAATAAGGCACCAAGAGAAGatggtgtgacgatgtgacgcagcagggaggggggagtgttgacctgggaatgtgccctggggacgggagacctgagagcctgttacctgagccaggagggggagggggaggtaacacctctgcccaggaatgtggacggaggctgcagcagggaacctgctcggtgggtttagtttcaggttggggctgggaggaggaacacagggaaccccagggctggggtctaagctccctgctcccccagaaggacttgactgaggggtcctgggtgtacccacaagctcggttttggactgtgttcctgttgtccaataaacctgctgttttactggctggctgagagtctcagtgaatcccaggaagaggggtgcagggcctggattcccccacactccgtgacagatggtatcacccaagagttgtgaaggaactcaaatgtgaaattgcagaactgtcgTCTGCAACCGATCATTTAAATCGGCTTCTGTACCAagtgactggagggtagctaatgtgacaccaattttttaaaaggattccaGAGGTGACctcggcaattacaggccagtaagcctgacttcagtaccgggcaaactggttgaaacgatagtaaagaacaaaattgtcagacacagagatgaacataatttgttggggaagaatcaacgtggtttttgtaaagggaaatcctgcctcaccaatcgACTAGAATTCtgtgagggggtcaacaagcatgtggacaaggcggatccagtggatatagtgtacttagattttcagaaagcctttgacaaggtccaccaccaaaggctcttaagcaaagtaagcagcgatgggataagagggaaggtcctctcacacactggtaactggttaaaagataggaaatgaagggtaggaataaatggtcagttttcagaactgaGAAAGGTAAATAATGGAGTCtgccaggggtctgtcctgggatcagtcctatttaacatactcataaatgatctaaaaaaggggtaagcagtgaggtggcaaaatttgcagatgatacaaaactactcaagatagttaagtcccaggcagattgcgaagagcttcaaaaggatctcacaaaactgggtgactgggcaaaaaaatggcagatgaaattcaatgttgataaatgcaaagtaatacacattggaaaacaatcttaactatacatgtaaaatgatggggtctaaattagctgttaccattcaaggaAGAGATCTCAAAGTCATtatggctagttctctgaaaacatccactcagtgtgcagcggcagtcaaaaaaccgaacagaatgttgggaatcattaagaaagggattgataatacgacagaaaatatcctattgcctcattagaaatccatggtacgcccacatcttgaatactgcgtgcacatgtggtcaccccatctcaaaaaagatgtatcggaattggaaaaggttcagaaaagagcaacaaaaattatgaggggtctggaacggctgccatatgaggagagattaataagactgggacttttctgcttggaaaagagatgactaaggggggatatgatagaggtctatacagtcatgactggtatggagaaagtaaataaggaagtgttatttactccttctcataacacacgaactaggggtcacccaatgaaattaataggcagcaagtttaaaacaaacaaaaggaagtattttttcacacaacacacagtcagcctgtggaactccttgtcagaggatgttgtgaaggccaagactataacagggttcaaaaaaggactagataagttcatggaggataggtctatcaatggctattagccaagatgggcaaagatggtgtccctagcctctgtttgccagaagctgggaatgggcaacaaggcgatggatcacctgatgattccctgttctgctcattccctctggggcacgtaGCACTGGCCACggtcggaagagaggatactgtgctagatggacctttggtctgacccagtagggccattcttatggtgGTCCCAGCACCCTTGAGCTCTTGCCTACCTTCTGCCTGCACCCTAAGGATGGCCCCTGGTGCTGCGCTCCCCCTGACAGTGCCCAGCTGTCCAGTTACCTTCAGCTTGACGTGACAGGAGTTATTCTGCAGTCGGTTCAGGAGGTGCTCCAGGAGGcactggctgctccctggggagTCGTGGGAGATCTCTGGGTGGGTGCAGTGTTAGGGAAGTGACGCTCACTCCAGTCTTATTACTAATGAGCAGCCGATGTCAGGTTAAAGGCCGAGGACTCCAAGGGTCAAAGGATCCTGCCAGTCCCTGAGCCATTCCCACTCCTTGATCGCTGCTAATGCAGCCTCATCACAGCTAAACAAAGAGCagcaggtctcccctccccacttccgcCTCACTGaacccctgccccactcaccctaTGGCACAGTacccctccactccccaaaaTACCAGGGTCTTAAACCTGCTGCACCTGCCTCCTCCAGCTGGGATTCACAACAGAACAGTCCCTctagattctctgctccttgcagCCAAAGATCTCAGAGCACTCTGCACACATCCATCCGTCTCTCAGTATCCCAGGAAGAAAGTCAGGCCTGATttctctcctgaggctgacagctaaggcacagggaggtggagtatcagactgccaccccaccacccccgctctaaccactagtccacGCTCTCATCATGGAGTGTGATTCCAAAGCGCTAGTGATCCCTGCTTTTAGTAACTATTACCCAGGCAATGGAAATATCTGACACTAGCCTTGAAACCTAGGACAATCTCTTATAGCAACGCTCTCGCACACAACTCCAACTCTGCATTCCCAGCCTTACACTGGGAATAAAGGATACTTGCAATTTCCTCAAACAGGTACCCAGGGCATGGGACGTCGTCATCCGAGGTGCATTTCATCAGAGTGGGCAGCTGAAAGAGACCAAGCCAACGCTGTCCAATCAGAGGTAGAGGGGCAGACCCAGCCCAGGGAGCCACCAAACCCCCTTTCGACATCTCACCCCAACTGTTAACACTGTCCCCAGGCGCACGAGATATCAGCTGGAACAGAACATCTGCTCccgtcccatcccccccacatgCCCACAACTCCAGTGCGCACTGTCCATGTGCTGAAGGCACTGTCCCCACGATCCAACCGAGACATAAGAGAACCTCCACGCCCCGCACAGCACAGTCCTGGGGACAAGCAACTCCCTCAGCTCTCTGCTGCCATCATTAGCTGCCTCCTAGGGAAGCTAGGACAGCTGGTTTGGGAAGGACGTGGTACACCGCACCCTACGAGACGTGAAGCCTAGAGAAACGTTGGTCAAAGCCTGGCTCCAGGGAGACTCCAGGTCCCAGGCTCTGCCACTCAGACCCAGAAGGAGCATGGCATGCTGGGCCTAGGTCACCTCCAAGCTCCCACCCCGGGTGAAAGCAGCTGCCTTCTGCTCCACTAGGGGCTCGTTACTGTAGGTCCAGGCAAGTTGCCAACACAGTCTCTCAGATGGGCAAAGTCTGGACAGATCCCCCCTTGTCCCAGCACCACCGGGCGGGTCACGCGGGCCCTGGACCAGAGACTTCCCACGCTCAGTGCCTGGCCCGGGCGGACGCAGCATGCCCCTTCGCCCCCCCACAGGGGATCCTGAACTCAGCAGGCTCGATTTCACGCTGCcgcctggggaggagggagatttcAGGCCGCtgggggggccagggcagggccagcGCCACCAACAGCAGAGGTGGTGACATCActgcagctggggggcggggcgggcgagTGCAGTGACGTCACATCACCGTCATGGGGAAATGACATCACAGATGCTTAGGGTCGCGGTGACGTCACGCGAATGTGGTGACAtcacagctcatgacccccccccgCGCGATTcttccctggcccagccccagacCCGTGGTCCCCTAAGGCGACTGAGGCCGGCCCCCCGGAGGGGACGAACAgcggcagcccccagcccggcccccgtACCCGGCTCAGGAAGCCCAACCGGTCCCGCAGCGGCGCCGCCATGATTCTCTCTGCGCCCGTCCCAAGACCACCCTGCCCGCCAATTAGAGTGCGACTTCCTCCCAGCTCAGCCAATCAGCGCCAGAGGAGGGTGGGACCAGAAGGGGAAGCGACTCACACCACTGACGCTACCTGCGCAGACACGAGAGAAGGGCAGTAAATAACCGGCAGCTCGTCCAATCAGAAGCCCCTTGTGTCGGAAAAGGGACCAATGAGAAGGAACAAGGAAGGTGGGCGTTATTCGTAACCAATCCAAAGCCTCGTCAGGATAGGTGAGGGCTATGAGAAGGCGAGATGGGGCGGTGTTTAGTTGGAACCAATCCAGAGCCTAGGTCGGTCTGATGGACAGGACGCTGCACCTCTCAGAGGACAGCAGTGGCACGTGGACAGCCGTGCCCAATGGGAGAGCGCTAGGAGGCTTGAGGAGCAGCGAAAGGAGCCTACCGGAGCCCGGCCCATCATGGCGGCGCCCAGCGAGTAGGGACCCGGCCATGTCCAGCCAGGGGGTCTGGCTGCGAGCCCGGGAGCGGCTGCGGCGTTTCCCCGAGCTGCTGGCGGGATGTCGGGACCAGGTGGGGCGGggcctccccagcccctgcaggccGCTGCTCGCCCCGGGCCCGGCTCAGCCccagcggccagagccccgggcagGCGGGGGGAGCGGTGGTCAGAGCGGGGGGTCCGGGCGCGGGGGAGAGCGGCGGCGGCCagggccccggggggcggggggggggagcggccagggccccggggggcgggggggggggagcggccagggccccgggcggtagcggggggggggggagcgggagcggccagggccccgggcagcggggggggggggggagtggggcggccagggccccgggcagcggggggggggggggggggggagtggggcggcCCGGGCCccgggcagcggggggggggggggg from the Chelonia mydas isolate rCheMyd1 chromosome 14, rCheMyd1.pri.v2, whole genome shotgun sequence genome contains:
- the NDUFAF8 gene encoding NADH dehydrogenase [ubiquinone] 1 alpha subcomplex assembly factor 8 isoform X1, giving the protein MDRTLHLSEDSSGTWTAVPNGRALGGLRSSERSLPEPGPSWRRPASRDPAMSSQGVWLRARERLRRFPELLAGCRDQAKKTMK